TCGCCTTCGCCTTCGCCTTCGCCTTCACCTTCACCTTCACCTTCACCTTCACCTTCGCCTTCACCTTCGCCTTCACCGCCTGAACCTATGAGCAGCTCCAATTCAGCAGGCTGAAGGCGGCCATCCAGGTCCGAGTCCATAATGTAAAAGACAAATACGTGCAGGTCCGAGATCGCAATGCGGGCCTCCAGAAGCGCGAGCGCCCCAGTCGTATTAAGGTCGAGCAGATCGAAGTCTTCCAGTAACAGGGCCGCAATCGCGGAGAGCTCCTCGTCCGTATCGCCCGTCACCTCGACCTCGTCCAGTTCCAGCGAATCGCTCTCGTCCGCATCGAAATAGCCGAGCAGAAGCGCCAAACTCTCGGGGTCACCATCCGTTATTACGACCAATTCCGCCGCGTCCAGCGAACCGTTGAGGTCCTCGTCGAGCAGTTCAAAGGATTCGAGCAGATCCAGCTTCAGCAGAAATACATCGAGCTCACCCAGATCTCCGAGATCCAACTCGAACAGATCGAGCACACCGGTTTCATCGATATCCAATAGACTGAAGTCGATCTCGGAAAGGGTCGGCAGGAGTCCGAGGGCTTCCGCATACGAGACGGCACCGTCAAAATCCGTATCGACGGTTTCGAAATTCTCAAGCAGCATTTGTCGTATTGCGTCTCCTTCTCCTTCTCCTTCTCCTTCTCCTTCTCCTTCGCCTTCGCCTTCGCCCTCACCTTCGCCTTCACCTTCACCTTCACCCTCGCCTTCACCTTCACCCTCGCCTTCACCTTCACCTTCACCTTCACCTTCACCTTCACCTTCGCCTTCACCTTCGCCCTCGCCTTCGCCTTCGCCTTCGCCTTCGCCTTCGCCTTCACCTTCGCCTTCGCCTTCGCCTTCGCCTTCGCCTTCACCTTCGCCTTCTCCCTCGCCCTCGCCCTCGCCCTCGCCACCGGACCCAGGAATTGCGGCGTTGGTCCACCCGATGTCTTTCAACGCGCCAATCTCGAAGTCCGCATAGGTTCGCTTATTCACTGCGGGAGCAACGGCATGCTCCATGACCGCGCCGCCAACGATGTTCCCCGTGTCCCAATGGGAGAGGCTGCTGCCATTGCTGAAGGGACTTGGGGCGTAGATTCCCGGCTTCACCCCGCCTTGATTGTAGGCCGTTGTAGCGTCGGCGCCATCAAAGAAGAGATTGTTCCCTGTAAGGTTCGCCAACTGGCCGATGAAGGAAGGCGGTTCACCGCCAAACATGTTCTCATCGGAACCATTCACCATGAACTGGTCCCAACCACTGTAGACACCGTCGCTGATACCCGATGCGCCCGAGGGCTCCGAGAGGGAGAGTATGCCCAGTCCGTGCGTAATCTCATGCAGCAGCACGGTCTCAAGATCGAAATCGGACCCGGTCGCCTCCTCGACGCCGGCGTGCCAACTGTAACCGAAGTCAACGGTGATGAAGATCTCTTCCGTGCCGGAAAAGGGCTTGGAGCCGCTCACAAGGCGGAAGTGGGCGATGCCATTTTGAAAGCCTTCCGCATTGGTGAAAAACGTGCCGGCAAAGGCCAGGGCACCGCTTCCGTCCAACTCCGATGGGTTTACGACGATGTCCAGCGTTCCGGGCTGATTGAGGACTTCCGCCACATACGTCAGAGCAGCTTCGAGGCTGGCCTGACGGGCCGCCCCCTCAATCACGTCATCGAAGCCGACATCACGCTCGTCGATGACGTCCTTGTAGTAAATATTGAAGGTGCTGCCATTGGGCGTGATCGTCCTGGTCGGTGCGCCCGGGGGAATGCTCTTGAGGCCGAGAGGCACCGCAACAATGTCGTTGGCGGTAACCCGGTATATCATTTCCTGCGCTGGAGCCGATTGGACCGGATACAGGAGCAGCGCCGCCCCCAGTATCAACCACGAAGTCAATAGCTTTCCCATGACACTCTCCCTGTTTGATAGTTTCGATCCCTGCGCGACGACCGACTGCCCTCGTTCGCGCATTCGCAACGTATTCCCTGAGTCCCAATCCTCTCGGGACGTCTCCGCGATAAACGCCGACCCGAATGAATGAATCCCGTGGCCGGGATATCCCCGGCCACGGGTCAATTTACCCACTATGCTGGGGAGTGCTAGTTCAAGCGACGTCCCATTGCGCTGAGGCCGATGAGCGTGATACCCGCCAGACCAAGCAGGAAGAGGTCACCAAACTTCCCGCCGATACCGCCCAGCACCGACTTGGCGTTCAGTGCGCATCCGCCATCTTCGCCTTCGCCTTCGCCTTCGCCTTCGCCTTCGCCTTCGCCTTCACCTTCACCGCCGGCGGTGGCAGCCGCTTCAATTTCGGCCTCCGAGAGGAAGCCGTCGCTATTGAGATCGATTTCCGCAAAGGCGCCCGCGCCCAGGCCGGGAATGGCGATTTCCGCTTCCACAAAGCTCAGCACGCCGTCGTCATTGGTATCGATCGCATCAAGCGATGCCAGCAACTCTTCGGCAATCTCTTCCACGGGAGTTTCGCCTTCGCCTTCGCCTTCGCCTTCGCCTTCGCCTTCGCCTTCGCCTTCGCCTTCGCCTTCGCCTTCGCCTTCACCTTCGCCTTCGCCTTCACCTTCACCTTCACCTTCACCTTCACCTTCGCCTTCACCCTCCCCTTCGCCACCACTGCCGGGTACAGCGGCGTTAACCCATCCGAGGTCAACAAGCGCGCCGATTTCGAAATCGGCATACTCGCGACGGGTCACACCCGGCGCTACAGCGTGCTCCATCACGGCGCCGCCGACGATGTTGCCAGTGTCCCAGTGGGACAGACTGCTGCCTTCTTCAAACGGATTCGGCGCGTAAATGCCGGGGGCCACACCCTGGTCATAGGCGGCGAAGGCCGCGGAACCTTCAAAAAACAGGGCATTGCTGATCAGGTCGGCAAGCGTTCCCTGGTAGACAGGCGGTGTTCCGGAAAAAAGGTTCGTACCGTTGTTCTTCACCATGAGCGAATCCCAGCGGGTATAGATGTTTCCGCCGAAATCCGACAAGCCCGAGCTCCGCGAGACACTCAGAATACCCAGGCCATGGGTAATCTCGTGGAGCAGGACGGATTCAAAGTCCAGCTCGGTTATCCCCGCGTCAGCCGCCGTCAGGTTCCAGTCGAAGCCGAAATCCACGATGATCGAGATTTCTTCGTCATTGGGAAAGGGCTTCTCGCCCGTCACAATGCGGGTGAATGCCGATCCATTCTGAAAGGGCTCGTCCTCGTCGAAGCCGCCGAAAAATGTGCCGGCCGTCGCCAGGAAGCCCGTGCCGTCGGACTGGGAATCCTGCACCAGGACATCGAGCGTACCTTCAACGTTAAGCACACTCGCGACATAGGTCAGAGCGGACTGGAGCCGCGCCCGAGCGCTGGCGCCCGTTGTCGTATCGTCGAAACCAAAGTTACTGTCGTTGACGACGTCCAGATACCACATGTTATAAGTGAGGCCACTCGCTTCGAAGGTCACCGTGGGCGCCATCAAGGGCGGGAGCGACTTGGAGTCCGCCGAACGCTCTTCAACGCCATGGGCGGTCACGAAATACTTCTCGCCTTCGGCCCCGGCAACCGAGACGCCCAGCATCCAGGCCGCGGCGCAGATCAATCCCACGCGACGCGCCGCCGTCCGGTGTACGATTTCTTTCAACTGTTTCATGTTCTTCTCCCAGCCCGCTTCGGGGCACGGTCCCTGTTCCCAAACAATCTGCCGGCCCGGCGCCGGCGCCCATATCTCAACACGACGCCGTTTTCACGACATCGACTTACCTGCTCCATCGGACGCCCCGGTACGCCGCAGCAGCATCGCGGCCAGCGCAACGATCACAACGAAGGCGCCCCCATCCGCCCCATGCCCTTCCGCGCGGTCTCCTTTACCCAGCGCGCAGCCGCCACCCGGCGCCGGCTCGGGGTTATCGTAGCCCAGATCCGCCAGCGCGCCACGGTCCGCGGGCGCATACTCCCGCTGGATCGTGCCGAGGGTAATGCTGTGGGTCATCACGGCCCCGCCAACGAGTCGTGTCACATCCCAGTGACTCAGGCTGCTCCCCGGTTGTATCGGATTGGGCGAGAATACCGGAACGCGATCCCCCGTGTCGTAGGCGTCAAAGGCTTGCCCGCCATCGAAAT
This Candidatus Hydrogenedentota bacterium DNA region includes the following protein-coding sequences:
- a CDS encoding EF-hand domain-containing protein translates to MGKLLTSWLILGAALLLYPVQSAPAQEMIYRVTANDIVAVPLGLKSIPPGAPTRTITPNGSTFNIYYKDVIDERDVGFDDVIEGAARQASLEAALTYVAEVLNQPGTLDIVVNPSELDGSGALAFAGTFFTNAEGFQNGIAHFRLVSGSKPFSGTEEIFITVDFGYSWHAGVEEATGSDFDLETVLLHEITHGLGILSLSEPSGASGISDGVYSGWDQFMVNGSDENMFGGEPPSFIGQLANLTGNNLFFDGADATTAYNQGGVKPGIYAPSPFSNGSSLSHWDTGNIVGGAVMEHAVAPAVNKRTYADFEIGALKDIGWTNAAIPGSGGEGEGEGEGEGEGEGEGEGEGEGEGEGEGEGEGEGEGEGEGEGEGEGEGEGEGEGEGEGEGEGEGEGEGEGEGEGEGEGEGEGEGEGEGEGDAIRQMLLENFETVDTDFDGAVSYAEALGLLPTLSEIDFSLLDIDETGVLDLFELDLGDLGELDVFLLKLDLLESFELLDEDLNGSLDAAELVVITDGDPESLALLLGYFDADESDSLELDEVEVTGDTDEELSAIAALLLEDFDLLDLNTTGALALLEARIAISDLHVFVFYIMDSDLDGRLQPAELELLIGSGGEGEGEGEGEGEGEGEGEGEGEGEG